The following proteins are encoded in a genomic region of Corylus avellana chromosome ca4, CavTom2PMs-1.0:
- the LOC132177585 gene encoding uncharacterized protein LOC132177585 gives MQHANSDQNAPESAENPEKSETSKPPKPALIDNDCNSNVEDEAVLDVSGKSLEISSLESSNDDVEGLYLYKNVFNLIPKSLGRLGRLRRFKFFGNEINLFPSELENLLGLECLQVKISSPGFGGLPLRKLEGLKELELSKVPPRPSAFPILSEIAGLKSLTKLSVCHFSIRYLPPEIGCLHNLEYLDLSFNKMKSLPTEITYLNALISLKVANNKLVELPPGLSSLQRLENLDLSNNRLTSLGSLELGSMRTLQNLNIQYNKLLSCCQIPSWICCNLEGNGRDASNDDFISSSVEMDVYETAMENDGSLSCNGSRHTSSTPLTVSSSNNRCFAARRSGKRWKRQYYLQQKARQERLNNSRKWKGVDCDKVLTLKADENVKCSDLDLLASETSVEVASDIVGVDNADNKLTVSGEVESENLLDGAEDNEIGLKNGFHVENCSCVDLDSATIRKSGENECCECHVSLASALNGAGQEDEGSSVETLKSVSKSKRHYDRDLDNPKPCKSRKPADDCSNLSCKYNNISICGIEDRLPDGFYDAGRDRPFMSLNNYDKNLHLDSREVILLDRERDEELDAITLSAQALVSSLKQLNGLTRNRDPAVDVLQIASLLALFVSDHFGGSDRGAIVERTRKAVSGSNYQKPFVCTCSTGNSDNVDTTTKAVVDTVEDIILSDLCEKSIRSIKARRNSIIVPIGALHFGVCRHRALLMKFLCDRMEPPVPCELVRGYLDFLPHAWNIVPIKRGDSWVRMVVDACRPHDIRDETDPEYFCRYIPLRRIQVPLSSESQLGADCSFPFMSNCDEIDKASSSSLIQCKFGSVKAVAKARRLEVCSSSVDESRNFEYSCLGEIRILGALRHSCIVEMYGHQISSEWVPSVDGNRECRVLKSAIFLEYIEGGSLKSYLEKLSKAGEKHVPVKLALCIARDVACALAELHSKHIIHRDIKSENILIDLDRKRADGMPVVKLCDFDRAVPLRSFLHTCCIAHFGVPSPDICVGTPRWMAPEVLQAMHKCKTYGLEVDIWSFGCLLLELLTLGIPYLGLSELQMHDLIQIGKRPSLTDELEAFGSFSEPAMAQSGAELVGSEAELETLRFLVDLFRRCTEESPKNRPTADDLYEMLRLRTSNLTSSE, from the exons ATGCAGCACGCCAATTCGGACCAGAATGCCCCTGAATCGGCTGAAAACCCCGAAAAGTCCGAAACCTCAAAACCCCCAAAACCCGCTTTGATCGATAACGATTGCAATAGTAATGTCGAGGACGAGGCGGTTCTCGACGTGTCTGGGAAAAGCTTGGAAATTTCGTCGTTGGAGAGCTCAAACGACGACGTGGAGGGGTTGTACTTGTACAAAAACGTGTTCAATTTGATACCCAAATCGCTGGGTCGTCTCGGGCGGCTGAGGAGGTTTAAGTTCTTTGGGAATGAGATCAATTTGTTTCCATCAGAGTTGGAGAATTTGCTCGGGTTGGAGTGCTTGCAGGTGAAGATATCGTCGCCGGGGTTTGGTGGGTTGCCGCTGCGTAAGCTGGAGGGTCTCAAGGAGCTTGAGCTGTCCAAAGTGCCGCCTCGGCCTTCGGCGTTCCCGATACTGAGCGAGATCGCTGGGCTTAAGTCCTTGACCAAGCTCTCTGTTTGCCATTTTTCTATTCG ATACCTTCCCCCAGAAATTGGCTGCTTACATAATTTGGAGTATCTAGATCTTTCATTCAATAAGATGAAGAGTTTGCCAACTGAAATAACTTATTTGAATGCCTTGATATCGTTAAAAGTTGCTAATAATAAATTGGTGGAACTCCCTCCTGGTTTGTCCTCTCTGCAAAGGTTGGAGAACTTGGACCTCTCAAATAATAGGCTGACATCATTAGGGTCTCTTGAACTTGGCTCAATGCGtacccttcaaaatttaaatatacaG TACAATAAGCTTCTCAGTTGTTGTCAAATACCTTCATGGATATGCTGCAATTTGGAAGGAAATGGTAGAGATGCATCCAATGACGATTTCATCAGTTCTTCAGTTGAAATGGATGTGTATGAAACTGCCATGGAAAATGATGGAAGCCTTTCTTGTAATG GTTCTCGGCATACCTCATCTACTCCATTGACTGTGTCATCATCAAACAATCGGTGTTTCGCAGCTCGTAGGTCAGGCAAGCGGTGGAAACGTCAGTATTATTTGCAGCAGAAAGCTCGTCAAGAACGTTTGAACAACAGCAGAAAGTGGAAAGGTGTAGATTGTGACAAGGTGTTAACTTTGAAAGCGGATGAAAATGTCAAATGCAGTGACTTAGATCTCCTTGCCTCTGAAACTTCTGTAGAAGTTGCTTCAGACATTGTAGGTGTGGATAATGCTGATAATAAACTAACTGTTTCTGGAGAAGTCGAAAGTGAAAATTTGCTTGATGGTGCAGAGGATAATGaaattggtttgaaaaatgGATTTCATGTAGAAAATTGCTCATGTGTTGACCTTGACTCTGCTACTATAAGAAAAAGCGGTGAAAATGAATGTTGTGAGTGTCATGTATCTCTGGCCTCCGCACTGAATGGAGCTGGCCAGGAAGATGAAGGTTCATCAGTAGAAACATTGAAAAGTGTGTCCAAGTCAAAGAGGCATTATGATAGGGATCTTGATAATCCTAAACCATGCAAGTCTCGGAAACCAGCTGATGATTGCTCAAATTTGTCTTGCAAGTACAACAATATCTCGATTTGTGGCATTGAGGATCGTCTACCAGATGGTTTCTATGATGCAGGGCGTGACAGGCCCTTCATGTCATTGAATAATTACGATAAAAACTTGCATCTTGATTCTCGTGAAGTCATTCTTTTGGACAG GGAGAGGGATGAAGAGTTAGATGCAATTACACTTTCTGCTCAAGCATTGGTGTCTAGTTTGAAGCAATTAAATGGTTTAACCAGAAATAGGGATCCTGCTGTTGATGTCTTGCAGATTGCATCATTGCTTGCTCTTTTTGTATCAGATCATTTTGGAGGTAGTGACAGAGGTGCTATTGTTGAAAGGACGCGGAAAGCTGTATCTGGCTCGAACTATCAGAAGCCTTTTGTTTGCACCTGCTCAACTGGAAACAGTGACAATGTTGATACAACCACCAAAGCTGTAGTGGACACTGTTGAAGATATTATACTTTCTGATCTCTGTGAGAAATCCATCCGTTCTATTAAAGCAAGACGAAATTCCATCATAGTTCCTATAGGGGCTCTGCATTTTGGTGTGTGCAGACATAGAGCACTGCTTATGAAG TTCTTATGTGATCGGATGGAGCCTCCTGTACCTTGTGAGCTTGTCAGGGGTTACCTGGATTTCTTGCCGCATGCATGGAATATTGTTCCCATCAAGAGGGGTGATTCATGGGTTCGCATGGTCGTTGATGCATGTCGTCCACATGATATAAGAGATGAGACAGACCCAGAATATTTTTGCAG ATACATTCCTCTCAGGCGGATCCAAGTTCCTCTTTCAAGTGAAAGCCAATTAGGTGCTGATTGTTCCTTTCCCTTTATGTCTAATTGTGACGAAATCGATAAGGCATCTTCTAGTTCTCTCATTCAGTGCAAGTTTGGATCCGTTAAGGCTGTAGCAAAG GCACGTAGGTTGGAAGTGTGTTCAAGTTCAGTGGATGAATCGAGAAATTTTGAGTACAGTTGTTTAGGGGAAATAAGGATTTTAGGAGCTTTGAGACACTCCTGCATAGTAGAAATGTATGGGCATCAAATATCTTCCGAGTGGGTTCCTTCAGTGGATGGAAATCGAGAGTGTCGTGTGCTAAAGTCTGCAATATTCTTGGAGTACATAGAAGGGGGATCTTTAAAG AGTTATTTAGAGAAGCTATCAAAAGCTGGTGAAAAGCATGTCCCGGTGAAGTTGGCATTGTGCATCGCAAGAGATGTTGCCTGTGCCTTGGCAGAGCTGCATTCTAAACACATTATTCATCGTGacataaaaagtgaaaatattttgattgatttggaTAGGAAGAGAGCTGATGGAATGCCTGTTGTGAAGCTCTGTGATTTTGATAGAGCAGTGCCTCTTCGTTCTTTCTTGCATACATGCTGTATTGCTCATTTTGGAGTACCCTCTCCTGATATTTGTGTTGGGACACCCCGTTGGATGGCTCCAGAGGTTCTGCAGGCAATGCACAAATGTAAAACATATGGACTG GAAGTTGATATTTGGTCATTTGGCTGCCTGCTTTTAGAATTGTTGACTCTTGGAATCCCCTATCTTGGGTTATCAGAATTACAAATGCATGACCTTATTCAG ATTGGCAAGCGACCATCATTGACAGACGAGCTGGAGGCATTTGGGTCATTCAGTGAGCCTGCAATGGCTCAATCTGGTGCTGAGCTAGTGGGATCAGAGGCCGAATTAGAAACATTGAGATTCCTTGTTGATTTATTCCGTCGTTGTACCGAGGAAAGTCCAAAAAACCGCCCCACAGCTGATGACCTATATGAAATGTTGCGTCTACGTACAAGCAATCTTACCAGTTCCGAATGA